The genomic interval CCAACAGGTTTCCGGCGAACCGGTCATCGGTGAGCATGAACACCAGCGTGTTCACGATGAGGTTCTGCTCCGGCTCGATGCCCGCGCCGTAGATGGTCGCCAGCTGGTGGATCATCTCCACATCGGTCAACTTCGCCGGGTGGGCGAGCAGCCGTGAGGTGAGGTCGTCGCCGGGTTCCTTGCGCTTGCGGGAAGTGAGCTCCACCAGCGCGTCGCTGAGCATGGCGTTGCCCTTGTCGGCGTTGACGCCCTCGAAGATGGCGGCCATACCGGTGGCCACCTGCTGGCCGATATCGGGTGGGCAGCCGATCACCTCATTGAGCACCGCGAACGTCGCCGGGAAGGCGTACTGACTGATCAGATCGGCGTAACCGTCGCTACAGAAGGTGTTGATCAGCGGTATCGCGATGCGCTCGACGGTGGCGTGCAAGGAGTGCAGATCGACCGCGCTGATCGCGGCGAGATTGGCCTGGCGGTAGCGCAGATGCTCGATTCCCGCGCTGCGCAACGCGTTCGGGCGCCACTCCAGCATCGGCAGAATGGGGCATTCGCCGGGCACGTGCTGCTGCCAGGTGCGCGGGTCGGCCGGGAAGTGGTCGGGATCGTTGAGAATCCGCAGCGCGGTGTGATAGCCGATCACCAGGGTCGCGGGAATTCCCGGGGAGAGTTCGACCGGCACCAAAGAGCCGTATCTGCGGCGCATTTCGTCGTAGGCGCGGTGCGGATCGGCCGCGAACTCCTCGTCATACAGGGACACGCGCGGGCCGTCGGTGTCGACCGGTGAGCCGTGGGGTACCGGACAGCGATCGGCCTGGGGCGGCATGGTCAAAGCAAGGACTCCTGACGATGGAACAGGAATTCGACGAGCGTGATCAGCGAACGCAGACAGGTGCCCCGATTGCGGGCATCGAGCGCGGTGAGCGGCGTCTCGGGCGTGAGATCGAGCGCGTCCCGGACCTCCTCCAGCGGATAGCGCGTGGCGTCGTCGAAGACGTTGACCGCCACCGAATACGGCACCCCGCGCTCCTCGAGCACCGAGAGCACCTCGTCGGAGCGCTCGATGCGCCGGGTGTCGACCAGCACCAGCGCACCCAGCGCACCACGGGCCAGCTCTTCCCATAAGGGGACGAAACGCTGCTGGCCCGGGGTGCCGAAAAGGTATAGCGCCAGTTGGGGATTCAACGTGATGCGGCCGAAATCCATCGCGACGGTGGTCTGCGTCTTCTGACCGAGCCCGGCCATGTCATCGATGCCGATGCTGGCTTCGGTGATGGTCTCCTCGGTGCGCAGCGGCGTGATCTCCGAGACGCTGCTCACGAACGTGGTCTTGCCTACCCCAAAGTTCCCCGCTACCAACAGCTTTACCGATCGGGTCACGGTCTCCGGCACATAATTGACTTCAGGCCGGGAGAGCACGGAGCCCATCGAGTACCTCCTTGAGAATGGCAAGCTGTGGCACGTTGGTGGGCACGGGTATGGCCAGGCATTCGTGGTCGAGCAAGTCGGAGACGACGATCTTCACCACCGAAGGCGGCAGATCCAGGTACGCGGCGATCTCGGCGATGGAGAGGGCTCCGTTATTGCAGACCTCTCGTACCCGCCGAGCCTCCGGGCGGGCACCCTGCGGCAGGATGTGGCCCGCCGCGACGACGATGGTCACCAGATCCAGCTCCCGGCTGGGGCGCGAACGCCCCCCCGTGCGCACGTAGGAGCGGACCAGGTCGGGGTCGCGCCGTGGCCTGGTCATCGCCGATCGCTGTCCGCTCTCCGCTGCGAGTACTTGCCGAGTTCGTGCCCGACCCGGGCGGCGAGCTCGTTCATGCGATGCGCGATCAGACTCACGTCCGCCTCGGTGGTGGTCGAAACGCCGAGCAGCGCACCGTCTCCCGCCGCGGTGATGAAAATCATCCCCTCGTCGTATTCGGTCATGTTCTGCCGCAGACCGGTGCCGGTCCCGCCACAGAACTCACCCAAAGCCTTA from Nocardia goodfellowii carries:
- a CDS encoding DUF742 domain-containing protein, yielding MTRPRRDPDLVRSYVRTGGRSRPSRELDLVTIVVAAGHILPQGARPEARRVREVCNNGALSIAEIAAYLDLPPSVVKIVVSDLLDHECLAIPVPTNVPQLAILKEVLDGLRALPA
- a CDS encoding GTP-binding protein, producing the protein MGSVLSRPEVNYVPETVTRSVKLLVAGNFGVGKTTFVSSVSEITPLRTEETITEASIGIDDMAGLGQKTQTTVAMDFGRITLNPQLALYLFGTPGQQRFVPLWEELARGALGALVLVDTRRIERSDEVLSVLEERGVPYSVAVNVFDDATRYPLEEVRDALDLTPETPLTALDARNRGTCLRSLITLVEFLFHRQESLL
- a CDS encoding roadblock/LC7 domain-containing protein; translation: MSTATDSSNKLGWLLEELSVPGVRFAVLLSEDGLRIAHSQGITRDNAERFSAAASGLRSLGKALGEFCGGTGTGLRQNMTEYDEGMIFITAAGDGALLGVSTTTEADVSLIAHRMNELAARVGHELGKYSQRRADSDRR
- a CDS encoding cytochrome P450; the encoded protein is MPPQADRCPVPHGSPVDTDGPRVSLYDEEFAADPHRAYDEMRRRYGSLVPVELSPGIPATLVIGYHTALRILNDPDHFPADPRTWQQHVPGECPILPMLEWRPNALRSAGIEHLRYRQANLAAISAVDLHSLHATVERIAIPLINTFCSDGYADLISQYAFPATFAVLNEVIGCPPDIGQQVATGMAAIFEGVNADKGNAMLSDALVELTSRKRKEPGDDLTSRLLAHPAKLTDVEMIHQLATIYGAGIEPEQNLIVNTLVFMLTDDRFAGNLLGGSLSTRDALDEVLFTDPPMANYCVSYPRQPMLIDGVWLPAHQPVVISMAGCNNDPAISAGEYTDNRSHLAWSLGPHACPARSVAYLIAQETIDQILDALPEMRLGVSPDQLHWRPGPFHRALVSLPVTFPKSPPLHVY